Genomic window (Culex pipiens pallens isolate TS chromosome 3, TS_CPP_V2, whole genome shotgun sequence):
TGCGCGAGCTCCTGATTGACCCGGTCGGGCGGGAACAATTCTCCAAGTTCCTGGACAAGGAGTTCAGCGGGGAAAATTTGAAGTAAGTGTGATTTACGCTTAAGGtgtcatgtttcatgtttcccTCTTAAAGTCTTAGAAACTTTCTTTTACTTTCATTTAATTGACTGTAACTAGTTATGCAAATTGTATTTTGATAAGTACAACAACTAAacaaacatgaattgaaatgaATATCTTACAAACCAAAACTTTCAAACTATTTGCATTTCAGATTCTGGGAGTCGGTCCAGAGCATGAAGGCCCAGCCCCAGTCGAAGGTGAAGGAGGCCGCGCACGCAATATATCTGGAGTTTCTCGCCGCGGATGCGGCCTGTCCGGTGAACGTGGACTCCAAGTCGATGGAGCTGGCCCGGCTGGCGGTCAGCAGTGAGTCGCCACCAAATCGGTGGTGCTTCGACGTGGCCGCCGCCCACGTGTACCACCTGATGAAGAGTGACTCTTACTCGCGGTACCTTCGGTAggtcttgaaaataaaatcttcgTATCAGTCTTATTACAATCAATGTTTAACTCTTAAAGGTCCGACATGTACAAGGAATATCTCAACGGGTCCAAGAAGAAGATCAAATCCATACCAAATCTGTTTGGCGTGAAACGTTAAGGGGAGGGAATTGCACTACAGTTGGCACGATTGGACAACGGATTAGCAGATATTTTAGCGCGATAATTGACGGCAAGCAATGTGTAGGGGATCCACGAAAGCGAACGTTTTTAATCAGGTTATaccaaaaacacaaaagaaCAAATGCCCATTGAATTGAACTGTAGATTTATTAGTCGCTAAGAAAAGCAAGTTAAGACATTGTGGAAAATCAAATCCAAATCATGGAAAAAACAAAAGGAATTgttgaaatatatttcaaagttAGTGTGATTTGTCAGAGAAAGCTCTGGCATGAGACATGTAATACAATTATCCACGATAATATTATTCTgaagaaatgagaaaaataaaGAAGACATATGCGTACGTGCCGATACATGTACTGTCGCAAATAGACGAACAAGCATCCAATGAAAATAGAAATATTGTAAGAAATCTGGAAAGAAATATATACTACATATTTAGGTGACACAATGTCATGGTGAACCGTATTGTTTCATTAAATCCCTACAGTTTTAACATAACCAAAAGCATCATTTtctaatattcatcaaaaaatccTCATGTTTTGCAATGGTCGCAAAGCATTTTCGTACTTCCCCTTACTTATGATGGAAAAAACGATCCGCCATCTTTCCGTTAAATTGCACGCAACATTGCATAAAAGTCAGGGTAAATAGTGCTTTTTTCAGCACCTTTTTCGCACATTGAACGCTCTTATTCCCCTGGATGCTGCCCTGACAAAACGAAAAGTCACTCCACTTCTTGTTGTTCTGTCACATCTGTCACTGTGGTTCCAATTTTTCGGCACTGCTTCTTTTGTGGACGGATTTAATTGTCGAGCCGATTCGATTCGTAGAAGGTCCATTCCGAAAAGATGTGGTTCGAAATCCTGCCCTCGTTCGGTATCATTACGGCCGTGCTGTCCGTGCCCGGATTCGCCCTGTACGGTCTGCACAAGCTGACGCTGGACAATGTGAGTGTGGAGCTTGAAACAATTTCCAATGGGGTTTATGTAATAGCTTTCAAATGtttgagttttgttttgaattcgaGAGAATACGTCTAATTGACTTGTTTCGTTGCAGGCCTACCGACGCAACACCGATGAGAGATGGGAGCGTATCCTCTACGTCCGGGACATGAGACTTACGGGAAACCCCTACAAGTCTAACGTAAGGGAAACAGTCTTCACTTGAAGTTACGttcttatttatattttttgtttattttgcagGGTTTGGAGGCCATTCCGGATCAGTAAACTTTGATTGTAATTGATCTATTCATGTAGAGTAAACCGGAACTTGTTAACCACTATAAAAtgtgttttcttttttgcattATTCAAAACGAGCAAGTTCCAAAACTTTTGGGACTTAGGTGCAGCCGCTCGAAGCAAGTCTGTCTCATATTTCATAACAGCAAGCCAAGAGCAAGAAAAAGATTGCCCTGTAAATGAAGCCCACACGgcgtttttgtttacattgatAAATCAGGttttattctcaaagtgtcgtgttattttcatccaaaaaagttcaaatcggaaaacgaaCTGCATTACGGATTCGTTGAAGAATGTTGGATCAAATGTAAATTTCCGGCTAGTTACCTCCTTGACTTGTTACATAGTTTAACCAAACAGTATTGAGTATTCCCTTCTCTCTGGTTTAACTAACAAGTTATCGtacccaataaaacaacaaattacaaacaaatctggagttttttttttttgaaaaggtccaataaaccaaatttccagtttttgctttttgggtgttttgaaaccgccttgagtcaggggtatcaaaaaaaaaaaaactccagaaattcaCTTAGAACAGCCAACACTATGTTCTaggttaaaaacaaaacaattttcagcgaaactatttttaaaagcagTATTGAAAGGCCGTACATGGAAATTGTGGGATCAGGCCCAGTTTATGTgttgaaaatataaatcatgaaaaatatcTTGCCGGTtgaataatgtttgaaaaatgaactgaaatgtcaccccggtttaaaGTATTCACGAAAATATGGAATTAGCTAAGCATTTGTAGCAAAgcaaactatatatttttgaattcttagtTCTTAAATCAATATACATTTTCCTATATACATTAAAATACAATGGAATTATCAATGTAAagtatgactttttcaaataaaactcaagAACCATTCTACCGCGTTATGGCATTATCAGAAAAATACAATAACCGTCGATTGGGGACTATACAGTATGGAAGAAGACAGTTTGCATTTTATTTGGAAATATGAGGAGGAAAAACGTAAGTTATATATAacaaatattctagcagagctgcaGAATTCGGCTAGAATGGTAGCATGTTTCTTCTAGAATGTTCTGTTAGAAATCTACTCGAATACtgtagaacgtcgtgactgaaCGGGGAAAATGAAttccgaaaatcgtgaacaagcgttcatgaagtAGGGATCCAcgaacaaattgttcaaattccatggcaCGCATTTGAGAAACGGCATTTGGCctttgttaacattttttttaaatgacattaGGTCGATGAGCGCGATCTGGCGAGATTTGGCACGATGAGCGAAAAACGACCGCGATGAAGGTACGATGAGCAAAAATGAAGGAATTTGATGCGATTTGGCACGATTTCAATGAAATCGCGGAATGTCATCCCCCTCGCATTAGGTCCTAtacacaaatgtaaacattaaatGCATCCCTTTCAAACCTCATGTCAGTGTCCATCGgggtaagcgggatacactcaatgtttacattataAAAGAGTAAAACTagagattttgtttttaaaggtcctataaactattgtatTTCATATGTCTATACTgaccatgttcgcataaatgttccatatgcaaaaacagcaagctgagaaaaacgcattggaactttgtcccatacataaggctacgtgttgagttttcgctaaaaaaaacttgattcccTCCCGATTTTTAGAACaatgtactggatgttataggctttttctgaaagatcacacgattttgagcgaaactgcatcaataactcaaaattgatgaaaatgcatataggacatttatgcgatcaggggaagtatattaaaaaaaactctagaaatctaCTCAGTGCACTCAGTGCGAATACTGACCGGCAGGAGATGGGTTTCAACCAGCGGCGTGctgtgctgggtttccaatccagaggtcgtgagttcgattctcgactttcttgaaacattttcataattaaATTGGATAAGATGATCAATGCAATTACTTGATTATCAATTTTGTTTCCATAATCTCTATGatctatttggcaagaaagctCACGTTTTTGTATGCTGTTAAAAGCTAATTTTGTAACATAA
Coding sequences:
- the LOC120412900 gene encoding uncharacterized protein LOC120412900, whose translation is MWFEILPSFGIITAVLSVPGFALYGLHKLTLDNAYRRNTDERWERILYVRDMRLTGNPYKSNGLEAIPDQ